A single window of Gammaproteobacteria bacterium DNA harbors:
- a CDS encoding bifunctional transcriptional activator/DNA repair protein Ada, which translates to MKVFFYVGVKTTGVFCRPTCPARKPKFENCEFYQNAQQALLASFRPCLRCQPLSHPNQVSPLIKLLVDAVETEPEKRWKDSDFRALSVDASAVKRQFQKRFGMTFAAYALARRLGLAMKHIREDNSVIDTQLASGYESGSGFRDAFSKIMGAAPTKAHAIILKAAWLDTPLGPMVTIADEEGLYLLEFVNRRGLEREVERLRKRKSAAIIPGETAAIKSIEKELKQYFSGQLKEFKTPVHLIGSEFQKSVWQALQKIPIGTTCSYADQAKAIGKPTAFRAVANANGMNPLGIIIPCHRVINTNGELGGYGGGLARKEWLLKHELEIVSK; encoded by the coding sequence AAATTGCGAGTTCTATCAGAATGCACAACAAGCGTTATTAGCATCATTTCGGCCTTGTTTACGTTGTCAGCCTTTATCGCATCCAAACCAAGTGTCGCCGCTAATAAAATTGCTGGTTGATGCCGTTGAGACAGAGCCTGAAAAACGTTGGAAAGACAGTGACTTTCGGGCATTATCTGTCGATGCTTCAGCCGTAAAACGGCAGTTTCAAAAACGTTTTGGTATGACCTTTGCGGCCTATGCCCTAGCAAGAAGATTAGGATTAGCGATGAAACATATTCGAGAGGACAATTCAGTGATTGATACACAATTAGCGAGTGGTTATGAATCTGGCAGTGGATTTCGTGATGCCTTTTCTAAAATTATGGGCGCAGCGCCGACAAAAGCGCATGCGATTATTTTAAAAGCCGCTTGGTTAGATACGCCATTAGGGCCCATGGTAACTATTGCCGATGAAGAAGGTCTGTACTTGTTAGAGTTTGTTAATCGACGAGGCTTAGAACGCGAAGTAGAGCGATTACGTAAAAGAAAATCTGCTGCCATAATTCCTGGCGAAACTGCAGCAATCAAGTCGATTGAGAAAGAGTTGAAACAATACTTTTCTGGTCAGTTAAAAGAATTTAAAACACCTGTGCATTTGATCGGCTCAGAATTTCAAAAGAGCGTGTGGCAAGCATTACAAAAAATTCCAATAGGAACAACCTGTTCTTATGCGGATCAAGCAAAAGCGATTGGCAAACCAACAGCGTTTAGAGCGGTCGCGAATGCCAATGGCATGAATCCACTTGGGATTATTATCCCGTGTCATCGTGTGATTAATACCAATGGTGAGTTAGGTGGCTATGGTGGAGGATTAGCGCGAAAAGAATGGTTGCTGAAACATGAACTTGAAATAGTATCAAAATAA
- a CDS encoding aminoglycoside phosphotransferase family protein — MSQFLPTLDIAYKLISQQFPEYGHLSITEVEKQGHDNRTYRLGEDMLMRMPTDENYALKVPKEQALLPKLAKHLSIRIPAPIQMGQPSEDYPYPFSIYKWLSGKSINLLSLTDKEKEYLAYRLARFLKELQAITDVQGPVPGQHNWWRGDHVGVYNQGAREQIAKLAFIIDSNKALELWEEACATTWNKTPVWTHGDFAIGNMLINNGTLSAVIDFGGTAVGDPACDLVIAWTYLSLKSREIFIKEMDLDADTWLRARAWALWKATFELCQLENKHSLEGGLQKRIIEEVIGKF, encoded by the coding sequence ATGAGCCAGTTCCTCCCAACACTTGACATCGCTTATAAGCTCATTAGCCAGCAATTTCCTGAGTATGGCCATTTGTCTATCACTGAAGTTGAAAAACAAGGGCATGATAATCGCACCTACCGGCTGGGTGAAGATATGCTAATGCGTATGCCAACCGATGAGAATTACGCTTTGAAGGTGCCAAAAGAACAAGCGCTTCTTCCAAAATTAGCAAAACACTTAAGTATCCGTATTCCTGCTCCGATTCAGATGGGGCAGCCTTCTGAAGATTACCCTTATCCATTTTCTATCTATAAATGGCTTTCTGGAAAAAGTATTAATTTACTGAGTTTGACTGATAAAGAGAAGGAATATCTCGCGTACAGATTAGCTAGATTTTTAAAAGAGCTCCAAGCGATCACTGATGTTCAAGGACCAGTGCCGGGTCAGCATAATTGGTGGCGAGGGGATCATGTTGGTGTCTATAATCAAGGCGCACGGGAACAAATTGCAAAGCTCGCTTTTATCATAGACAGCAATAAAGCATTGGAGTTATGGGAGGAAGCTTGTGCTACTACATGGAACAAAACTCCCGTATGGACTCATGGAGATTTTGCTATTGGGAATATGCTTATTAATAACGGTACGCTCTCTGCAGTCATTGACTTTGGTGGCACAGCCGTGGGTGATCCTGCTTGTGATCTTGTGATTGCTTGGACTTATTTATCACTAAAATCACGTGAGATTTTTATCAAGGAAATGGATTTAGATGCCGACACTTGGCTTCGTGCACGCGCCTGGGCATTGTGGAAAGCTACTTTTGAGTTATGCCAGCTTGAAAATAAACATAGCCTCGAAGGAGGTTTACAGAAAAGAATCATTGAGGAAGTCATAGGGAAGTTTTGA
- a CDS encoding ABC transporter ATP-binding protein yields MSHAPQTSLKNYFFDLLKPYKRYIVAMVFVAMYWAINNSLAPFVLKIIIDKTVAFSGDKAALLQAIKPYIILYVTLWILVSIDMRILNWIHLKFFTSVRYDVVTKMFAYLGKHSHRYFQNNFAGSLSNKISDMQSSVVTILTTLDESLAQCLGLSTAVVMMLLVHPIFAFILVIWVAAFIVIAIFFFKPIQHLSNVFATSKTTLVGKMVDSISNVINIRLFSRNAYENQGIQTATFDTIMKDRAMQWSILKMRAFWDLSIIVLISINLYVLVTMYAKSQVSVGDFSFIISLSISIFYNLYYFAGQFVVFAEELGKCRQALTIISAPHELVDQADAKLLKVTQGSIEYKNVTFHYENSKLIFSKMNAQIKPGEKVGLVGLSGSGKSTFVNLILRLFDVLSGEIRIDGQNVNAVTQDSLHEAIAMIPQDITLFHRSLMENIRYGRVEASDDEVMEASKKAHCHEFISQLAEGYEALVGERGIKLSGGQRQRIAIARAMLKNAPILILDEATSALDSMTEKLIQEGLHTLMKGRTTIVIAHRLSTLSEMDRILVFDKGQIIEQGSHEGLIHLNGHYAKMWHMQAGGFLPEKM; encoded by the coding sequence ATGTCACATGCACCACAAACATCTCTCAAAAACTATTTTTTTGACTTACTGAAACCGTATAAACGCTATATTGTGGCGATGGTCTTTGTCGCGATGTATTGGGCGATTAACAATTCACTTGCGCCGTTTGTATTGAAAATAATAATCGATAAGACGGTGGCGTTTAGTGGAGATAAAGCCGCGTTATTACAAGCCATTAAGCCTTACATTATTTTATATGTTACGTTGTGGATATTGGTTTCGATTGACATGCGGATTCTCAATTGGATTCATTTAAAATTTTTTACCAGCGTGCGTTATGATGTGGTCACAAAAATGTTTGCCTATTTAGGGAAACACTCGCATCGTTATTTTCAAAATAATTTCGCGGGTAGTTTGTCGAATAAAATTTCCGATATGCAATCTTCAGTTGTCACTATATTAACAACATTAGATGAATCCTTAGCGCAATGTTTGGGTCTGTCAACCGCTGTGGTTATGATGCTGTTGGTTCATCCTATTTTTGCATTTATTCTAGTGATCTGGGTAGCGGCTTTTATTGTAATTGCCATTTTCTTTTTTAAACCGATTCAACATTTATCCAATGTATTTGCAACTAGCAAAACAACTTTAGTTGGGAAAATGGTCGATAGCATCAGTAATGTAATTAATATTCGTCTATTTTCCAGAAATGCCTATGAAAATCAAGGCATTCAAACAGCGACGTTTGATACCATCATGAAAGACCGTGCGATGCAATGGTCCATATTAAAAATGCGTGCTTTTTGGGATTTAAGTATAATTGTTTTGATTTCCATCAATCTCTATGTATTAGTGACCATGTATGCCAAGAGTCAGGTTTCTGTAGGCGATTTCAGTTTTATTATTTCGCTCTCTATCAGTATTTTTTATAATCTCTATTATTTCGCCGGACAATTTGTCGTTTTTGCAGAAGAGCTTGGAAAATGCCGACAAGCGTTGACTATTATTTCTGCGCCACATGAGCTAGTCGATCAAGCTGATGCAAAACTTTTGAAAGTAACGCAAGGAAGTATTGAATATAAAAATGTGACTTTTCATTATGAAAACAGCAAGTTGATTTTCAGCAAAATGAATGCGCAAATTAAACCAGGTGAAAAAGTGGGGCTGGTGGGATTATCTGGCAGTGGAAAAAGTACTTTCGTGAATCTTATTTTACGATTATTTGACGTGCTATCAGGCGAAATACGAATCGATGGTCAAAATGTTAATGCCGTGACTCAAGATTCGTTACATGAAGCCATCGCGATGATTCCGCAAGATATCACGCTTTTTCATCGCAGCTTAATGGAAAATATTCGGTATGGACGAGTTGAGGCGAGTGATGATGAAGTGATGGAAGCGTCGAAAAAAGCACATTGCCATGAATTCATTAGTCAATTAGCGGAAGGTTATGAGGCATTAGTTGGTGAGCGCGGTATTAAATTATCCGGCGGACAACGTCAACGTATTGCGATTGCACGCGCGATGTTAAAAAACGCGCCGATTTTGATTTTGGATGAAGCGACATCTGCTTTAGATTCCATGACCGAAAAGCTGATTCAAGAGGGACTACATACCTTAATGAAAGGGCGGACGACGATTGTGATTGCCCATCGTCTATCAACATTATCTGAAATGGATAGAATTTTAGTATTTGATAAAGGACAGATTATTGAGCAAGGCTCACATGAAGGATTGATTCATCTTAACGGACATTATGCCAAAATGTGGCATATGCAAGCAGGTGGATTTTTACCTGAGAAAATGTAG
- a CDS encoding MepB family protein: MPLALHDSKKFLYDLYPFKFSELILENESTEYGACSFKLDSFKIKFRSAKITPTKVGQFVTLWKRLKNGPIQPHDILDDIDFFVISTRKENNFGQFVFSKSVLCEQGILSNSNQKGKLAIRVYPPWDISLNKQAQKTQAWQLKYFLEISENKPIDFEQAKKLFKK; encoded by the coding sequence ATGCCATTAGCGCTACACGACTCTAAAAAGTTTCTATATGATTTATATCCGTTTAAATTTTCTGAACTTATTCTAGAGAATGAAAGCACCGAATATGGCGCCTGTAGTTTTAAGTTAGATTCCTTCAAGATTAAATTTCGTTCTGCAAAAATTACCCCGACAAAAGTGGGACAATTCGTCACTTTGTGGAAAAGGCTAAAAAATGGGCCGATTCAACCCCATGATATTTTAGACGACATAGATTTTTTTGTTATATCCACCCGAAAAGAAAATAATTTTGGCCAATTTGTATTTTCAAAATCTGTTTTGTGTGAGCAAGGTATTCTGTCTAACAGCAACCAGAAAGGTAAACTTGCCATTAGAGTATACCCACCTTGGGACATATCACTTAACAAACAGGCGCAAAAAACCCAAGCGTGGCAATTGAAATATTTTCTAGAAATTTCAGAAAACAAACCTATTGATTTCGAGCAAGCAAAAAAACTCTTTAAAAAGTAA
- a CDS encoding GNAT family N-acetyltransferase — MIILETNRLILRTYKETDIDAMAAIDQDPKVCEFLPAIGNRAATETGVRKIMKHYEKHGFCLYAVELKSTREFIGWVGLAIPSFEAHFTPAVEIGWRLSSNHWNQGYATEAAKAVLNYAFNTLSLAEIVSFTAVNNQPSRRVMEKIGLTHHPEGDFDHPKLEKSHPLCRHVLYRLKKEAFNVNCENAISATRL, encoded by the coding sequence ATGATTATTCTTGAAACCAATCGTTTAATACTTCGTACATACAAAGAGACCGATATTGATGCTATGGCGGCTATTGATCAAGATCCCAAAGTTTGTGAGTTTCTGCCAGCCATTGGAAATCGAGCTGCCACTGAAACAGGTGTGCGTAAAATTATGAAGCATTACGAAAAACATGGATTTTGTCTTTATGCCGTTGAATTAAAATCAACGCGTGAATTTATTGGCTGGGTTGGTTTAGCAATTCCTTCTTTTGAAGCGCATTTTACACCTGCTGTAGAAATTGGCTGGCGATTATCTTCGAATCATTGGAATCAAGGTTATGCAACCGAAGCTGCCAAAGCAGTATTGAATTATGCATTTAACACGCTTAGCTTGGCTGAAATTGTTTCTTTTACAGCAGTAAATAATCAACCATCACGCCGGGTCATGGAAAAAATTGGACTTACTCATCATCCAGAAGGCGATTTTGATCATCCAAAACTAGAAAAATCACATCCACTTTGTCGTCACGTTTTATATCGATTGAAAAAGGAAGCTTTTAATGTTAATTGTGAAAATGCCATTAGCGCTACACGACTCTAA
- a CDS encoding GNAT family N-acetyltransferase, with the protein MNISFENMQEKDIPLWKAWSEVPHVKEVWFIEGYETTDYIYQKIKGNGYDHPFIIYVDNNPIGYIQCCDLYAYRTLCPKPKGLFTQEERGTFCVDLFIAESDYLNKGYGTEIVRLFTQKIIQNFGAKKILIDPASNNQRAIRCYEKAGFETLKNASDGITECAIMQFIPDEASQ; encoded by the coding sequence ATGAATATAAGCTTTGAGAACATGCAAGAAAAAGATATTCCATTATGGAAAGCATGGAGTGAAGTACCTCATGTAAAAGAAGTCTGGTTTATAGAAGGCTATGAAACAACGGACTATATTTATCAGAAAATAAAGGGGAATGGTTATGACCACCCTTTTATTATTTATGTGGATAACAACCCCATTGGATATATTCAATGTTGTGATCTATATGCTTATCGAACCCTTTGTCCAAAACCAAAAGGTCTTTTTACCCAAGAAGAACGAGGGACGTTTTGTGTTGATCTTTTTATTGCAGAGAGTGATTATTTAAATAAAGGTTATGGCACTGAAATTGTACGATTATTTACTCAAAAGATAATTCAAAATTTTGGCGCTAAAAAAATATTGATTGATCCAGCATCGAATAACCAGCGTGCGATCCGATGTTACGAGAAAGCAGGCTTTGAAACTTTAAAAAATGCTTCTGATGGAATTACAGAGTGTGCTATTATGCAATTTATTCCAGATGAGGCAAGTCAATGA
- a CDS encoding GNAT family N-acetyltransferase, producing the protein MKPLCSDFPMPITTDRLIIRPVQVGDGAIFNEAILESFSELHQFMDWAKEKPSLAESEEIITLAAENWTLKKNDEPYLQLVILDKASKQFIGATGYHHYNWDIPSVETGYWIRTSESGKGLMTEAINAITQYAFKQLKVKRIAITCDPDNIKSKNIPERLGYTLEGRLKHNRIKSGNGGIGDTLIYAKYDLTDLPSLNVSW; encoded by the coding sequence ATGAAGCCATTATGCTCTGACTTTCCGATGCCGATCACGACAGACCGATTGATCATTCGCCCTGTACAAGTTGGCGATGGCGCAATCTTCAATGAGGCTATTTTAGAATCATTCAGTGAATTACATCAGTTTATGGATTGGGCCAAAGAAAAACCCAGTCTTGCTGAGTCAGAAGAAATCATAACACTTGCTGCTGAAAATTGGACGCTCAAGAAAAATGATGAACCTTATCTTCAATTAGTGATATTGGATAAAGCATCCAAGCAATTTATTGGCGCAACGGGTTATCATCACTACAACTGGGACATCCCTTCAGTTGAGACAGGTTATTGGATTCGCACCTCAGAATCAGGCAAAGGACTCATGACCGAAGCCATTAATGCCATCACGCAATACGCTTTTAAACAATTAAAAGTAAAACGCATCGCCATTACGTGTGATCCTGACAATATTAAAAGTAAAAATATTCCTGAAAGATTAGGTTACACATTGGAAGGCAGATTGAAGCATAATCGAATAAAATCAGGTAATGGCGGAATTGGCGATACGTTGATCTATGCAAAATATGATTTAACTGACCTTCCCTCACTTAATGTCAGCTGGTGA